The DNA segment aaaagaACTCAACTACAGAAAAACAAGCAAAAACTACCCAGTAGGTCAACCATTTGGTGTCATCATCCTTATTTTTCGACTCTAATGCTTTCATTGAAGCATACGCTGGATATATAAACCCGACAAAATTACAGACTAATTGAGCGGCGAAACCAAATACCAACCAGGCTCCCACTATCCCGATCAAACCTGAAAAAAATCCGAGTTATAtaatcattttttgctaattttGTGTGACTGAAATAtcactttgaaaaaattaatttttgaatatagatATGAAACAATGGttgtcattgaatatttaaACAAATAAGTATATTGGACTCTTTTTCTGATGTACTTCCTGGTCAAAGTGTTTACTTACCTACAAATATATAAAGTCTATCTACACCTGATTTTTTTTCTGCTTCTTCGAAACATTTTGTCCATGGTTTGTTCGTATCATGAAGCGACGCATTGACCTGTTCTTTAATTGCTAAAATTTTTCCAGCCATAATACCAAAATTTTGAATTCTATAAAACGATTATGACAAGCAGACAGCGGTTATGACGAAGCGAAGTGTTCAATGTTCAATgacaccacagattacagacaGAGACAAGACTCTTTCCCCACAGacactactctgtaatctgtgcccacagattacagagtgctctttccctttctctatgattACAGAGTAGTGAATGACACTAACATAGAAAGGGAAAGTCTCTGGACACtaatatggagagtagagagaaggagaacgatcgctgctttgagaccacagattttttgtcccctaaaatatgtaccaatagtagtagttcatgtttttgccaacagtcgcgctggccatcacgagagtgcgaaattttgtttacacaaatcaaattgtagttggctcgttggctgagtgaactgtttccctggtgacagatgataggaatattattattgtcgatttttgataacaagagaacaacatatgaccatggtgaaatgttgaagcgtgcgctagtataagagtgttttggcatcggaaagaaaaggagaagagataaaatttccgagagcatttttgagagaaaattggaaaaaaccttatctcaagaatcaactcccaatcaatttgtgtgtcaagagcacttttgcgatgaagatatcaaaaagatgatggattcattataaacgaaatcgaaattgtcatccctcgtgagaagttgactcttctgaataagaatatttaaccaataaaactacatggttcagaagtaaatattcttgaagaattttgttggcataacataatatatggtttatatcggttctcagctgagtattggcaaaagaatctactctaatacctaagtgataaatctgagactgctaccttttgttgtcttgatgtgtactgctcctcactacggatttatataattttgaagattagtaaaccaactaacatagctgctttcaataaacaatgataaacaaaagtaggtacaatttttttgatcagtgatttcttttgaatttcattgatttcgacttgcattttattgcatataattcagagaactcatattcaatatagatttgaagaaaggtatttgaaaaatcatcagaaaaaccacgatgacacataaccttaaataaaatgaaggctgttcatttcaaattgacgcttgaatccccactccttatcgatacccgttgtaatcgcagcgacacctattttccccgtttttggagacacatttttagtacggcgatcgttctccttctctctactctccatagacaCTAATGTCAGATCGTAGACCATAGTGTAATATCAAAGAGTAAGGAGGTTCATCCAGAGatatattctatatctctgggttaatccagagatatagaattctatatctctggGTTAATCTCATTGAGAAAGGGTTTCTGGCTTTCTGGTCAatctaaaagttcttttagagttcactggtaATAATAtcggatccaggattttttctgggggggggggtgcacaacgggcagacgagcaaaaaaatcaacagtaactGTGAGAAATTAACCATCTCAGCTGTTTTCATTTTCTACTACTGCTACTCTTTTCTTCGCACGTGGCACGTGCCCCCGTGCCACCCCTTgttggtgtctatactgtgGTGCTAGTAAGGTTGTCTCTGACTCTGACTAGGTTTAGTCATTGAACTCATGATATAAGAACAcataaattaatttttgaataatttttgaacaaaCCTGAACAGAACTCAtctttattgagttcaatgttacTCTGATTGAATAGGTTCAAGTATGGAGGGTACCCTGCATAGGTTGAAGAATGCGTCCTGAAAGAGGGAtggtatggagagtagagagaaggataACGATCGCCgtagaaaaaatgttttcaaaaacGGAAAAAGAGGAGTCGCTGCGAATAGTTATAAAAGGCGGGAATTTgggcgtcaatttgaaatgaactacCTTTATTTTATTGTAGATTTTGTGTCAAAGATGAAagatatcacacagatatataTGTAATATCTCTGTTTTATGCCATCTCATGCGAGTTTTTTTTCCTGCACCATAAAGGATATGACCTTTTTCACAtcaaaaaaatggaaatgaGTAGCCAAAGTAAGGCTGCAGAAAAATATTGTATATTACGTAATACGTTCCCAAAAGTGATTTTAGAAACTCGCTGGATTCCAGGACTCGAATAAGGCTCGTCCTGGAAGTCGTCACTGTCGGAACTTATTTTTCTATCAtgataatattttcaaatctcAAAAAAAGGTATCTACGCCATAGTCGAAGAAAATGAAACCGCACTAAATTAATTCCATTATCTAGTTGGTATAAGGGAAGaagattatattatatttttatttaattttttttaaattttatttctaATGAAGGAAAACACAAGACAATATATACCTATTTCGGATGGTCTTAAAGTCTGGAAACGGTGAAAacgagtgaaaaattgaaagtcTTTAGTAATTTCGCCCCAGGAATCGAATTTGGACCCGATGAAGCCTTATACGAGGTACGATAGAGAATGAGATATGAAATTTCAAAGGCAAAACTATCTTTTTTTTGCATATTCGGATTCAACGGAAAATTCTACATCGTAATTGGTTAAAACTAAACATTTTTTCGTCCATTTTTGGGCCCTATGCAGCGTTCCCCGGGAGCGTCTGAATCATTCAGACACGTGTGTATGAGTTTCAAATGGTTTACTGAACGTCGGACAAAAACATATCCTATCACACCCAGATCTCAGACATTTATGTAAAATATGCTAGACCAAAATCTCTCAACTGAAACAAATTTCGACCtatttatatacatatttttataCTTTTCGAACCAGCCAACTAGCGCAATAATGAACTACATACCCCAACGTGTTTTGCAGTCTAGTGAGCAATTTCCGAATTCTCGTCTTGTCGAACGTTGAAGGCTTTTTCAGAATTAACATTAACAACGCCCACTTGGAATTCGCGCAATCAAGTTATTCTGTAAATATTGAACCAAAAATATCAATGTGTCTATGGGGCGTCCGCGTTCCTGAAAAATCCTTGTTGTTCAGGTATTATTTGGGTTTTAACTAAACAAAATAAATGAGGATAGATCAAAGATTCAAATACATTTTCGAAAACTCAAAGCTTCAATACTTCATAGGACTATGTGTCGATTATAATCATTTACAATTCCCTCAATTTTCTAATGAGAGAaaaagaagaatatgttgaatagTTAAATGACACATCGAACATTTCCCTAATTCATGAAGTAGAAAGAAGATTTCAAAGTTTGTGTGAAGGTAATTGAATtgtcactttgtatttcgaaaagACAGTAATAATtgagaaaaatgtatttttcgAGGTCAAAGCTCCTGCATATCAAAAAGTTCATACCTCAAAGATGTTGCGCTACTGAGGCAGCAGCTCCCCTTACaagaataagtttttttgaaaaaattgttcactgTTTTTTCATGATTGGTTCAATGATTTCTTTCCCTACCTATGTAGCATGTAATATTGTTAATTGGAGGACAAAACGAAAAGCCATCAAGTGTCCAGAAGAAGATGACGATGACGAATGAAGacttttatttttgtttcaagATGAACTCCTGGTTGCTATTCgtaatgatgaaaataatttgttttgtgggatattaaataaaaatgaataaaagatTAATTAATAGCGACTATGATTATTTAACTATTTGGCGCGCTCTAAAGGGAAATGCAATCTGCTGTACCTACCAAATcgaaaaacattttcaattttgtttgaaatagGTGGAAGTCCACTTCTAGACGGAGAGGCAGagtcaaaaaaagtctctgaatttattgagcctgtttttttctcaggtgattacaatcataatatacaataaaatgtaaggggtgtaagggggaaggatgcgttttataaccactcctctcaaatgccaacctcacctactcgcggtgcaccctgttcttacgaacgaggctctggcgaccggaCATGAGCGGTCCAACTCTGTTTTCTAGAATtacctagcctaaacattggcttgagcaggaaatggctccatgcgttgctcaagttgtcgactcaggatacctgtgccacaagataatctagtcgtagccgcaaccaaagttgcactgacagcgttaccagtgcagcttttgaacacattctaacgcagctcctacaaaaagatggatcagtcgaacaggacaaaatttgtatccggaggtaaaataccctcccattcgaatctacgggggagggtgcctgagcgagtgaatcatcgaacaaacaccaatgaaaagcacatagcttttgcagcatggaacgtcagaaccttgctagacaaccccaaggccgaccgaccagagaggcgtactgccctaatcgataaggaattgcaacgaacatccattgcaatagttgccttaagcgagacacgcttttcggacgaaggtagcctGGTAGAACAagcttatacttttttctggaaaggcttgccggaaggcgaaatcagacgacatggcgtaggctttgccattagaaacgacctggccgccgaacttaccgaaaatccagttggtatctcagattattaacacgcatcacgtttcgtcagctcgcgtcgcgtgttaataatgtgtttccgccttaattcgaatggagaacgtctgctggctctttgtgcagaacacaatctgtgtataacaaacacctattttattacgagacccaattcaagggggacctggcgccacccgcgctcagggcattggcataccttcgactatgtgatcgtgagaagaaaagatctgaaagaggtgttggtcactaaacccagaacagatctggagtgctggactgatcataggctggtgatctcgagaatgaaaatctcaatgcgcccaaaataccaacgcaagccaaagtctctaagagagcgccttcaaatctcaaaactacaaaacccttctacaaaggaaagattcacagctgccgtcaaagcctaaaatagcctaacaccaccggattataacgacgacattgagactcattggcttcgcttcaagTCATCTCTTGAAGAGAAGAATCTCAAaaacagcgaaagaaatactgggcacaaaacgctcccgaaaatccccagactggtttgccgacagcgaaactcatatcgcaccccttttggacgcaaaacacaaagcgatgaaaaccgcaattaacaagcctggcgatgttgcagcccaaaaaagttttataaacataaaacgcgaggtccgtcaagaaaaaagaaaaatcaaggatagctattggaaagaaaaagcaagggaaatacaagcttacgccgataaccatggcTACAGGCGTtctttcgaagctattaaaactgtttac comes from the Coccinella septempunctata chromosome 2, icCocSept1.1, whole genome shotgun sequence genome and includes:
- the LOC123307346 gene encoding receptor expression-enhancing protein 5 isoform X1; translated protein: MAGKILAIKEQVNASLHDTNKPWTKCFEEAEKKSGVDRLYIFVGLIGIVGAWLVFGFAAQLVCNFVGFIYPAYASMKALESKNKDDDTKWLTYWVVFACFSVVEFFSDFIVGWFPLYWLIKCSLFIWLMAPGSFNGSNFIYSKFIRSHFLKHQNSVDEAIDKLIHAGAEGLSKLEKKGD
- the LOC123307346 gene encoding receptor expression-enhancing protein 5 isoform X2 is translated as MAGKILAIKEQVNASLHDTNKPWTKCFEEAEKKSGVDRLYIFVGLIGIVGAWLVFGFAAQLVCNFVGFIYPAYASMKALESKNKDDDTKWLTYWVVFACFSVVEFFSDFIVGWFPLYWLIKCLFLFWMMIPIESSGSAVIYSNILQPYVVSKIN